The genomic window GAGCCTCCTCGCCGGGCTTGAAGCACGTCGTCGGCACCGCGGGCCCCACCCGGTCACGAGCGATCGACCCGGGCAATAACCGCGTCCTTCCGGCGAATGCTCCGGAGAGGCACCTGGGGAGTGCCGGCGGGCGCCGTGGCCCGATCCGGACTCCTCGAGCTCCTTACGGGCCCCGTCACCATGGTCAATTACCTGTCCAACCTGCTCTTCTTCGGCCTGCTCATCGTCGGCGCCGGGATCACCGTGGCCATCGCGTCGGCGAACGTGGCCTTCGCGGTGATCTTCGCGATCGCCTGGCTCCTCTTCGATTTCATCCTGTCCTCCTCCATCCGCCTGGCGGCCCAGTGGGAGAAGGCCGTCGTCTTCAGGCTGGGCAGGTACCACGCGATCAAGGGGCCGGGCCTCTTCCTGGTCGCGCCGATTATCGACGAGATCCGCGTCGTGGACACCCGCGTCCTGGCCGTAAACATCCCCAAGCAGCAGGTGATCACCCGGGACAACGTGCCGGTGACGATCGACGGCGTGCTCTTCTTCCGCGTCTCCAACGCCGCGGAGGCGATCATCATGGTCCAGGACTACAAGTACGTGATCTCCCAGTACGCCCAGACCTCCCTGCGGGACGTCATCGGCCAGATGTCGCTGGACCAGCTGCTCACCGAGCGCGAGGAGATCGCCCGCTCCATCGAGAAGCACGTCGAACACGACACGAAGGGCTGGGGCCTCGAGGTCACCGGCCTGCGGATCCAGGACGTGGACATGCCGGAGGAGCTGAAGAAAATGATGTCCCGCCAGGCCTCCGCCGAGCGCGAGAAACGCGCGACGATCACCAAGGCGGAGGGCGACAAGGAGGCGGCCGCGAACCTCGCCATCGCCGCCCGGACCATGGCCGAGAGCCCGGGCGCCATGCAATTGCGGACCCTGCAGACGATCGACGGCCTCGGGCCTACCGCCTCCAACACCGTCGTGCTCGCCCTGCCCGTGGACGTCATCGAGGGCATCGGCTCGCTGAAGACCATGCTCCGCCATCCGTCCGCGGACACGATGCCCGGCCCGCAAGCCTGAGGGCCGCGACATACCCGCCGCCATCCGAAGGGCCGGCCCCTCGCCGGCCTTTCGCCATTTCGAACCCGCCTGTTGAAAACTGTCCGGGGAATTGTATCGTTGTATTAGTACAAGAAAGGGCGCGAGGGCCGAGCGGTGGAGATCCACATCAGCGCGAGCGACGGCGTCCCGATCTACCTGCAGATCGTCAACCAGGTGAAATTCCTGGTCGCGGCGGGGCGGCTGTTGGCCGGCGAGGAGTTGCCGCCGATCCGGGTGCTCGCCGAGCGATTGGTGATCAATCCGAATACCGTGGCCCGGGCCTACCGGGAGCTCGAAATTGAGGGGGTCGTGGAGAAGCGGAGGACCGCCGGCACGTTCGTGTCGGAGGGGGCGACTCGCCTGGACCGGCGTGAGCGGATCCGGCTCCTCGATGAACGGATCGACGCGCTGCTGGCCGAGTCGCGTCACCTCGGGTTCGGCGTTTCCGAGGTCGTGGACAGGGTGCGTGAGCGGGACGAGGCCATGCAACGGGGACGCGCGGAGGAGCGATCATGAGCGAGGATCGGGTGGTCAGCATCGCGGGCCTCTCGCGGCGTTTCGGCCGCAAGCTCGCGCTGGACTCGGTGGACCTGCAGGTGCCCCGGGGGGTGGTCTTCGGGCTCGTCGGCGAGAACGGGGCGGGGAAGACGACGCTCATCAGGCATATGCTGGGGCTCTACAGGTGCCAGGCCGGCAGCGTCCGGGTCTTCGGCCGGGACCCGGTCGCGGAGCCGGTGGAGGTCCTGCGTCGCGTCGGCTACCTGAGCGAGGACCGCGACCTGCCCGAGTGGATGACGGTCGCCGAGGTCCTCCGCTACCTCCGCGCCTTCTATCCGAGCTGGGATGACGGATTCGCGGAGGACCTTCGCCGCCAGTTCGAGCTCGACCCCAAGGCCCGGGTGAAGACCCTCTCCCAGGGCCAGCGCGCTCGCACCGCCCTGCTCGCCGCCATCGCCTACAGGCCCGAGCTGCTCGTGCTGGACGAGCCGTCCACGGGCCTGGATCCGATCGTCCGCAGGGACATCCTCACGGCGATCGTCCGGACCATCGCGGAGGAAGGCCGGACCGTCCTCTTCTCGTCCCACCTGCTGGACGAGGTCGAGCGGATGGCCGACTGGATCGCGATGATGGACCGCGGCCGGATCGTACTCCGCGGGCCGCTCGCCGACGTCAAGGGGGCGCATCGGCGGCTGACGCTCCGCTTCGACGAGCCCCCCCAGCAGCCGCCGAGGCTCGCAGGTTCGCTGTTCAGCGAGGGCTACGGCCGCGAGTGGACGGCCGTCTGCGAAGGCCCCCCCGACCTGCTGGCCAGGGAGGCGGCCGGGCTCGGCGCCCGGGTTGTCGGAGAGGACGTCCCGTCACTCGATGAGATCTTCGTGGCCAGGGTCCGCTCTCGCGAACCCGTCGAGTCGGAGGGCTGAACCCCGTGAGATCGCCCGCAATCGCCATCGCATGGCAAGTCTGGAGCCGGCACAGGCTCGGCTTGCAGGCCTCCCTCGCCGGCCTCGCCGTGATGATCCTCGCGTATCCGCTCATCCTTCCGAGGTTGGACCACCAGGTCGGCCTCGTCGCCGGGGCGATCCTCCCCGCGATCCTCTTCTCCTACGTCGGCAACCTGCTCATCTTCTCCGACGAGGTCGGCTCGCTCACGTCGGGCTACCCCCGTCACATGTTCACGCTGCCGATCCCATCGCGGATGCTCGCCTTCTGGCCCATGTCGCTGGCGGTCGCCACGATGACGGCGATCTGGTGCATCGTCTCCCTGCTGGCCTTTCGCCGCTGCGGCTTCGACGCCCCCGTCATCCTGCCCGCGATCGGCGGGGGGCTGCTCATCGCCTGGTTCCAGGTCGTCAGTTGGCTGCCGGTTGCGGGGGTCGTCACCCCTTATCTCGCGGTCGGGGGGGCCTGGTTGTTCGTCGGCGCCCCGTTCCTGCTTCGCGCCAATGACACGCTCTCCGATGCGACCGTCTCGGCCCTGGGACTCGCCGCCTTCCCCTTGCTCTACCTGGCCGGCTGCTTCGCCGTCAGGCACGCGCGACGGGGGGACCGCTGGGAGCTCGGGGTGGACCGGATGGCCGGGGAGCTGATCCGGCTGCGGGAGCGCCATCTCTCCCGATCGCGGGGCTTCGGGTCGCCCCGGGAGGCCCAGCTCTGGTTCGATGAGAGCTGCCAGTCCGGCTTCGTGCTGGGCCTCCTCACCATCCAGAACCTCATCGTGACCCTGTTCGCACTGTTCTCCGACAGGGGGAATGCCTTCGCACCGCAGGTCGCCCTGGCGGTCATCCTGTCCGCCCCGATGATCCTCTCCGCGAGCCTGGCCGGGACGATCAGCCGCTGGTCGCCGATCTGGGTGAAGAGGCGGGATGGGATCGCCTTCCTGGCCGTCCGGCCGATGCCGAGCGAGGTGTTGATCTCCACGAAGTATCGCATCGCCCGGCGGTTGATGTGGAAATCGTGGGCGATCGCCGCGGTCTTCGCGGCCGCCCTGATCCTGGGCCGCAGGGATGCCGGCCTCGATGCCTCGCTGGCGGCGGCGTTCCAGCGGGCGCTGCCGGGCTGGAAGGGGTGCGTCGCCGTCGTCCTCGGAGTGCCGCTGGTCCTCGTCGTCCAGTGGAAGTTGATCACCGACAATCTCGTCCCGGCGTTCACCGGCCGTCGATGGATCGCCGACGGGATGGTCTTCGTCTCCACGGCGCTGATTCTCGGGGCCGTCGCCGTGGCCGTCTGGTGCGCCAAGCGGCCCGAGATCATTCCCGCCGTCCTGGCGGTCACCGCCTGGGGAGCCTCCGTGCTCGCGGCCATCCGCGTCGCGGTCGCGGCCGTCGCTTTGAGAATCGCCCTCGGCCGAGGATTCCTCTCGCGTCGCGGGGCGGCCCGCATGACGGTCGCCTGGGCCCTGGCGGCGGCGGCGACCGTCTGCCTCGCGGTCGTGTTCCTCCCGGGCGGGATGCCGTTCGTGCCCCGCCCGGTGCTGGTCGCGGCGCCGCTCTGCGTGCTCCCGATCGCTCGATTCGGCCTGGCCCCCCTCGCCCTGGATTGGAATCGGCATCGTTGAGCCGACCGGCGTCGCGCGGGGAACCACATGCTTGATTCATCGTCGTCCCACCTCTAGCCTGCAAGTGGCGGCTTGCCGCCGGGAGGTGAGAATGACGAATGTGAGGCTCCGTCGCCGCGAGATCCTGCGGCAGGCTGGGTCCGCCGCCCTGTTGGCGGCGGGAGGTACGATCGGCTTCCCCGGCATCGCCCGGGCGGCCAGGCTCGCGCCGAGCGAGAAGGTCCGCATCGCCGTGATCGGATGCGGAGGGATGGGGACGCGGCACATCGAGGCCCTCGCGGTCAACCCGAATTGCGACCTGGCGGCGGTCTGCGACTGCTTCACGCCCCGCTATGAGAACGCGGTCGCC from Aquisphaera giovannonii includes these protein-coding regions:
- a CDS encoding SPFH domain-containing protein gives rise to the protein MARSGLLELLTGPVTMVNYLSNLLFFGLLIVGAGITVAIASANVAFAVIFAIAWLLFDFILSSSIRLAAQWEKAVVFRLGRYHAIKGPGLFLVAPIIDEIRVVDTRVLAVNIPKQQVITRDNVPVTIDGVLFFRVSNAAEAIIMVQDYKYVISQYAQTSLRDVIGQMSLDQLLTEREEIARSIEKHVEHDTKGWGLEVTGLRIQDVDMPEELKKMMSRQASAEREKRATITKAEGDKEAAANLAIAARTMAESPGAMQLRTLQTIDGLGPTASNTVVLALPVDVIEGIGSLKTMLRHPSADTMPGPQA
- a CDS encoding GntR family transcriptional regulator, which translates into the protein MEIHISASDGVPIYLQIVNQVKFLVAAGRLLAGEELPPIRVLAERLVINPNTVARAYRELEIEGVVEKRRTAGTFVSEGATRLDRRERIRLLDERIDALLAESRHLGFGVSEVVDRVRERDEAMQRGRAEERS
- a CDS encoding ABC transporter ATP-binding protein, which encodes MSEDRVVSIAGLSRRFGRKLALDSVDLQVPRGVVFGLVGENGAGKTTLIRHMLGLYRCQAGSVRVFGRDPVAEPVEVLRRVGYLSEDRDLPEWMTVAEVLRYLRAFYPSWDDGFAEDLRRQFELDPKARVKTLSQGQRARTALLAAIAYRPELLVLDEPSTGLDPIVRRDILTAIVRTIAEEGRTVLFSSHLLDEVERMADWIAMMDRGRIVLRGPLADVKGAHRRLTLRFDEPPQQPPRLAGSLFSEGYGREWTAVCEGPPDLLAREAAGLGARVVGEDVPSLDEIFVARVRSREPVESEG